A single window of Aphidius gifuensis isolate YNYX2018 linkage group LG1, ASM1490517v1, whole genome shotgun sequence DNA harbors:
- the LOC122860671 gene encoding calcium-independent phospholipase A2-gamma-like isoform X1 encodes MVLSKHARHYRRGISLTRRVADTLTTSPTNGTDNLRKILTKSKSTMQNMQNQSKLFGQFKAHLGKFEYNKQLQLVVNKYWTNIVQKITYPGLESIRTFSGDDSINNKKIQIDQDDKIELDKNVQNSSKIDQENKTTIAIQSSSSNKNVLNDATTTITTSAPNSTLSNQMYQNTRDSIMALPQVFNDLIIKLTDNGNKESSSTTNTVPKWKTNIINQINDENNINKNISENSIVSRTKHVLNSIVTAESLSSKAKRIEDFLSHIDQYPEARHHAIKEGAIRIFLKARQKTNNKEIQAGIREGLAVLGYIEPVSRRGIRILSIDGGGMRGLLVLEMLKKLEELTGQKVHEMFDYMCGVSTGAILSATFAFDKEIFINGGHKKKSLNEISEVYKELSTKIFTQGALKGTSNLVWSHAYYDTALLEELLQEHLGDKDLIKTLRDPNSPKFSAIASIFDHVHTMAYIFRNYTLPASVESQYMGSHRHKLWEAVRASAAAPTYFEEFKHGNFVLSDGGIMVNNPCAVAIHEAKLLWPNTPIQCVVSFGTGRIPPNIYDPNRPSSNETLSSTSWKDKFSKILASATDTEGVHIMLNDLLPDHVYYRFNPYISEMITMEEKRAEKLAQLEQDARMYIRKNEDKFIQAAIALNQNKRLSQKILDWIEEKRHLHGFN; translated from the exons atggttCTAAGTAAACATGCAAGACATTATCGACGAGGCATATCATTAACAAG acgTGTTGCAGATACATTAACAACAAGTCCCACTAATGGTACTGATAATTTACgtaaaatattgacaaaatcAAAAAGTACCATGCAAAATATGCAAAATCAATCGAAATTATTCGGACAATTCAAGGCTCATCTTGGAAAATTTGagtataataaacaattacagcttgttgtcaataaatattggaCAAATATTGTGCAAAAAATTACTTATCCTGGTTTGGAAAGTATCAGAACATTTTCAGGTGATGATagtattaacaataaaaaaatccaaatagATCaggatgataaaattgaactAGATAAAAATGTACAAAACTCATCTAAAAttgatcaagaaaataaaacgaCAATAGCAattcaatcatcatcatcaaataaaaatgtattaaatgatgcaacaacaacaataacaacatcagCTCCAAATTCAACTTTATCAAATCAAATGTATCAAAATACAAGAGATTCAATAATGGCACTTCCACaagtatttaatgatttaattattaaattaactgataatggaaataaagaatcatcatcaacaacaaacacTGTACCAAAAtggaaaacaaatattattaatcaaattaatgatgaaaataatataaataaaaatatatcagaaaATAGTATTGTATCAAGAACAAAACATGTATTAAATAGTATTGTAACTGCtgaatcattatcatcaaaagcCAAAAgaattgaagattttttatCTCACATTGATCAGTATCCTGAGGCAAGACATCATGCAATTAAAGAAGGAGCTATTAGAATTTTCCTCAAGGCTCGTCaaaaaaccaacaataaaGAAAttcaag ctgGAATTAGAGAGGGTCTAGCAGTCTTGGGATATATTGAACCTGTCTCACGTCGTGGTATAAGAATTTTGTCAATTGATGGTGGTGGTATGAGAGGTCTTTTGGTATTAGAAATGTTGAAGAAACTTGAAGAGTTAACTGGACAAAAAGTACATGAAATGTTTGACTACATGTGTGGTGTCAGTACTGGAGCAATTTTATCAGCAACATttg CTTTTGATaaggaaatttttataaatg gtGGACAcaagaaaaaatcattaaatgaaatatctgAAGTTTACAAAGAATTaagtacaaaaatatttactcaaGGTGCTTTAAAAGGTACCAGTAATCTTGTTTGGAGTCATGCTTATTATGACACAGCATTGTTGGAGGAATTATTGCAAGAACATTTGGGAGAcaaagatttaataaaaacattacgTGATCCAAATTCACcaaag ttttcaGCAATTGCATCAATATTTGATCATGTTCATACAATGgcatatatatttagaaattatACATTGCCAGCAAGTGTTGAAAGTCAATATATGGGATCACATAGACATAAACTTTGGGAAGCAGTTAGAGCATCAGCAGCAGCACCAACATATTTTGAAGAATTTAAACATGGTAATTTTGTATTATCTGATGGTGGAATTATGGTTAATAATCCATGTGCTGTTGCAATACATGAAGCTAAATTATTATGGCCAAATACACCAATCCAATGTGTTGTATCATTTGGTACTGGTAGAATACCACCAAATATTTATGATCCAAATCGTCCATCATCAAATGAAACACTTTCTTCAACAAGTTGgaaagataaattttcaaaaatattagctaGTGCAACTGACACTGAGGGTGTACATATTATGTTAAATGATCTTTTGCCAGATCATGTTTACTACAGATTTAATCCATATATTTCTGAAATGATTACAATGGAAGAAAAAAGAGCTGAAAAATTAGCACAACTTGAGCAAGATGCTCGAAtgtatattagaaaaaatgaagataaatttattcaagcaGCAATTgcattaaatcaaaataaacgtttatcacaaaaaattttagattgGATTGAGGAAAAAAGACATCTTCAtggttttaattaa
- the LOC122860671 gene encoding calcium-independent phospholipase A2-gamma-like isoform X2 — MVLSKHARHYRRGISLTRRVADTLTTSPTNGTDNLRKILTKSKSTMQNMQNQSKLFGQFKAHLGKFEYNKQLQLVVNKYWTNIVQKITYPGLESIRTFSGDDSINNKKIQIDQDDKIELDKNVQNSSKIDQENKTTIAIQSSSSNKNVLNDATTTITTSAPNSTLSNQMYQNTRDSIMALPQVFNDLIIKLTDNGNKESSSTTNTVPKWKTNIINQINDENNINKNISENSIVSRTKHVLNSIVTAESLSSKAKRIEDFLSHIDQYPEARHHAIKEGAIRIFLKARQKTNNKEIQAGIREGLAVLGYIEPVSRRGIRILSIDGGGMRGLLVLEMLKKLEELTGQKVHEMFDYMCGVSTGAILSATFGGHKKKSLNEISEVYKELSTKIFTQGALKGTSNLVWSHAYYDTALLEELLQEHLGDKDLIKTLRDPNSPKFSAIASIFDHVHTMAYIFRNYTLPASVESQYMGSHRHKLWEAVRASAAAPTYFEEFKHGNFVLSDGGIMVNNPCAVAIHEAKLLWPNTPIQCVVSFGTGRIPPNIYDPNRPSSNETLSSTSWKDKFSKILASATDTEGVHIMLNDLLPDHVYYRFNPYISEMITMEEKRAEKLAQLEQDARMYIRKNEDKFIQAAIALNQNKRLSQKILDWIEEKRHLHGFN, encoded by the exons atggttCTAAGTAAACATGCAAGACATTATCGACGAGGCATATCATTAACAAG acgTGTTGCAGATACATTAACAACAAGTCCCACTAATGGTACTGATAATTTACgtaaaatattgacaaaatcAAAAAGTACCATGCAAAATATGCAAAATCAATCGAAATTATTCGGACAATTCAAGGCTCATCTTGGAAAATTTGagtataataaacaattacagcttgttgtcaataaatattggaCAAATATTGTGCAAAAAATTACTTATCCTGGTTTGGAAAGTATCAGAACATTTTCAGGTGATGATagtattaacaataaaaaaatccaaatagATCaggatgataaaattgaactAGATAAAAATGTACAAAACTCATCTAAAAttgatcaagaaaataaaacgaCAATAGCAattcaatcatcatcatcaaataaaaatgtattaaatgatgcaacaacaacaataacaacatcagCTCCAAATTCAACTTTATCAAATCAAATGTATCAAAATACAAGAGATTCAATAATGGCACTTCCACaagtatttaatgatttaattattaaattaactgataatggaaataaagaatcatcatcaacaacaaacacTGTACCAAAAtggaaaacaaatattattaatcaaattaatgatgaaaataatataaataaaaatatatcagaaaATAGTATTGTATCAAGAACAAAACATGTATTAAATAGTATTGTAACTGCtgaatcattatcatcaaaagcCAAAAgaattgaagattttttatCTCACATTGATCAGTATCCTGAGGCAAGACATCATGCAATTAAAGAAGGAGCTATTAGAATTTTCCTCAAGGCTCGTCaaaaaaccaacaataaaGAAAttcaag ctgGAATTAGAGAGGGTCTAGCAGTCTTGGGATATATTGAACCTGTCTCACGTCGTGGTATAAGAATTTTGTCAATTGATGGTGGTGGTATGAGAGGTCTTTTGGTATTAGAAATGTTGAAGAAACTTGAAGAGTTAACTGGACAAAAAGTACATGAAATGTTTGACTACATGTGTGGTGTCAGTACTGGAGCAATTTTATCAGCAACATttg gtGGACAcaagaaaaaatcattaaatgaaatatctgAAGTTTACAAAGAATTaagtacaaaaatatttactcaaGGTGCTTTAAAAGGTACCAGTAATCTTGTTTGGAGTCATGCTTATTATGACACAGCATTGTTGGAGGAATTATTGCAAGAACATTTGGGAGAcaaagatttaataaaaacattacgTGATCCAAATTCACcaaag ttttcaGCAATTGCATCAATATTTGATCATGTTCATACAATGgcatatatatttagaaattatACATTGCCAGCAAGTGTTGAAAGTCAATATATGGGATCACATAGACATAAACTTTGGGAAGCAGTTAGAGCATCAGCAGCAGCACCAACATATTTTGAAGAATTTAAACATGGTAATTTTGTATTATCTGATGGTGGAATTATGGTTAATAATCCATGTGCTGTTGCAATACATGAAGCTAAATTATTATGGCCAAATACACCAATCCAATGTGTTGTATCATTTGGTACTGGTAGAATACCACCAAATATTTATGATCCAAATCGTCCATCATCAAATGAAACACTTTCTTCAACAAGTTGgaaagataaattttcaaaaatattagctaGTGCAACTGACACTGAGGGTGTACATATTATGTTAAATGATCTTTTGCCAGATCATGTTTACTACAGATTTAATCCATATATTTCTGAAATGATTACAATGGAAGAAAAAAGAGCTGAAAAATTAGCACAACTTGAGCAAGATGCTCGAAtgtatattagaaaaaatgaagataaatttattcaagcaGCAATTgcattaaatcaaaataaacgtttatcacaaaaaattttagattgGATTGAGGAAAAAAGACATCTTCAtggttttaattaa
- the LOC122860671 gene encoding calcium-independent phospholipase A2-gamma-like isoform X3 yields the protein MQNMQNQSKLFGQFKAHLGKFEYNKQLQLVVNKYWTNIVQKITYPGLESIRTFSGDDSINNKKIQIDQDDKIELDKNVQNSSKIDQENKTTIAIQSSSSNKNVLNDATTTITTSAPNSTLSNQMYQNTRDSIMALPQVFNDLIIKLTDNGNKESSSTTNTVPKWKTNIINQINDENNINKNISENSIVSRTKHVLNSIVTAESLSSKAKRIEDFLSHIDQYPEARHHAIKEGAIRIFLKARQKTNNKEIQAGIREGLAVLGYIEPVSRRGIRILSIDGGGMRGLLVLEMLKKLEELTGQKVHEMFDYMCGVSTGAILSATFAFDKEIFINGGHKKKSLNEISEVYKELSTKIFTQGALKGTSNLVWSHAYYDTALLEELLQEHLGDKDLIKTLRDPNSPKFSAIASIFDHVHTMAYIFRNYTLPASVESQYMGSHRHKLWEAVRASAAAPTYFEEFKHGNFVLSDGGIMVNNPCAVAIHEAKLLWPNTPIQCVVSFGTGRIPPNIYDPNRPSSNETLSSTSWKDKFSKILASATDTEGVHIMLNDLLPDHVYYRFNPYISEMITMEEKRAEKLAQLEQDARMYIRKNEDKFIQAAIALNQNKRLSQKILDWIEEKRHLHGFN from the exons ATGCAAAATATGCAAAATCAATCGAAATTATTCGGACAATTCAAGGCTCATCTTGGAAAATTTGagtataataaacaattacagcttgttgtcaataaatattggaCAAATATTGTGCAAAAAATTACTTATCCTGGTTTGGAAAGTATCAGAACATTTTCAGGTGATGATagtattaacaataaaaaaatccaaatagATCaggatgataaaattgaactAGATAAAAATGTACAAAACTCATCTAAAAttgatcaagaaaataaaacgaCAATAGCAattcaatcatcatcatcaaataaaaatgtattaaatgatgcaacaacaacaataacaacatcagCTCCAAATTCAACTTTATCAAATCAAATGTATCAAAATACAAGAGATTCAATAATGGCACTTCCACaagtatttaatgatttaattattaaattaactgataatggaaataaagaatcatcatcaacaacaaacacTGTACCAAAAtggaaaacaaatattattaatcaaattaatgatgaaaataatataaataaaaatatatcagaaaATAGTATTGTATCAAGAACAAAACATGTATTAAATAGTATTGTAACTGCtgaatcattatcatcaaaagcCAAAAgaattgaagattttttatCTCACATTGATCAGTATCCTGAGGCAAGACATCATGCAATTAAAGAAGGAGCTATTAGAATTTTCCTCAAGGCTCGTCaaaaaaccaacaataaaGAAAttcaag ctgGAATTAGAGAGGGTCTAGCAGTCTTGGGATATATTGAACCTGTCTCACGTCGTGGTATAAGAATTTTGTCAATTGATGGTGGTGGTATGAGAGGTCTTTTGGTATTAGAAATGTTGAAGAAACTTGAAGAGTTAACTGGACAAAAAGTACATGAAATGTTTGACTACATGTGTGGTGTCAGTACTGGAGCAATTTTATCAGCAACATttg CTTTTGATaaggaaatttttataaatg gtGGACAcaagaaaaaatcattaaatgaaatatctgAAGTTTACAAAGAATTaagtacaaaaatatttactcaaGGTGCTTTAAAAGGTACCAGTAATCTTGTTTGGAGTCATGCTTATTATGACACAGCATTGTTGGAGGAATTATTGCAAGAACATTTGGGAGAcaaagatttaataaaaacattacgTGATCCAAATTCACcaaag ttttcaGCAATTGCATCAATATTTGATCATGTTCATACAATGgcatatatatttagaaattatACATTGCCAGCAAGTGTTGAAAGTCAATATATGGGATCACATAGACATAAACTTTGGGAAGCAGTTAGAGCATCAGCAGCAGCACCAACATATTTTGAAGAATTTAAACATGGTAATTTTGTATTATCTGATGGTGGAATTATGGTTAATAATCCATGTGCTGTTGCAATACATGAAGCTAAATTATTATGGCCAAATACACCAATCCAATGTGTTGTATCATTTGGTACTGGTAGAATACCACCAAATATTTATGATCCAAATCGTCCATCATCAAATGAAACACTTTCTTCAACAAGTTGgaaagataaattttcaaaaatattagctaGTGCAACTGACACTGAGGGTGTACATATTATGTTAAATGATCTTTTGCCAGATCATGTTTACTACAGATTTAATCCATATATTTCTGAAATGATTACAATGGAAGAAAAAAGAGCTGAAAAATTAGCACAACTTGAGCAAGATGCTCGAAtgtatattagaaaaaatgaagataaatttattcaagcaGCAATTgcattaaatcaaaataaacgtttatcacaaaaaattttagattgGATTGAGGAAAAAAGACATCTTCAtggttttaattaa
- the LOC122860670 gene encoding PMS1 protein homolog 1-like, whose amino-acid sequence MSIIELDKHTSRQLTTTQVITSVFSVVKELVENSLDAEANSIEVNLFDEGTSLIEVKDNGKGITKTDAAFMALPSYTSKLKNFTDFESLRYYGFRGEALNAMCNISTVKIITRTQDDDVARCYTMNYNGHIQKGEMCCRTIGTTVQIHTLFKNIPVRRQIIKNKKKSTQDLKLIENLLKDFAICHAQLRITYKIDNSIVFNKTPCQKIQDCLINIYGKNMISNYEFIDHKEQHTEHYDIKLIIPKNNFHDILPFCQINYQHVFVNNRPVTFKKYEQLIVRILTQHFHDDKLQGRKKPVFFLLITVDPSDVDVNLEPNKTAVLLKDNDRILEKVEKLLLDYYQVNLSQDSQEIIKDVDVSSTPAYLNFSSTEVEENTEPVAKKAKLEKKNSISKSMSSKSNNNKENQCNNAISPTPITNDVDDDDDNNVCLVEKIQQQNQHNDDEEEERFSQLPKVDIGADFTTQEIKKVLSTKYPDDNNQLKESNVISTPKKIDKLSCQNDENSIINFDEDFSAQEINEILQQKNPLDKSTDKSLKASMEHLNSSFEEISMENFDNNRDKFDGISEVQWSRGQHPKHATMIPVSVKVCGPNDNLENDDDEDDASGEKNNKDDEMKGEKNTATNVKTPQTYAAANSRGFILFSKKYRPQVIKMNPGINLVEVARKITSKWKEMTSEERENFRELAMKNKSMNESQYLSSPLSTTAFSKNPKISNKKLASNKKHMLNLITNMKNQNQSSSDENKTRLTRNIVNWQINLTTVATKLNENSKINDKKRGAVVGSLGNDIWIVKTNSQIWTLNAFELFDCININDDTETTNKKEDPDFIEFCLNRCLQEKDFLNCMKPIYDISHEF is encoded by the exons atgtcaataattGAACTTGATAAACATACTTCAAGACAATTAACAACAACACAAGTAATAACATCTGTATTTAGTGTTGTTAAAGAACTTGTAGAAAATTCATTAGATGCTGAAGCAAATAGTATtgaagttaatttatttgatgaaggTACAAGTTTAATTGAGGTAAAAGATAATGGAAAAGGAATAACAAAAACAGATGCTGCTTTTATGGCTTTACCATCTTatacatcaaaattaaaaaattttactgattttgaATCATTGAGATATTATGGTTTTCGTGGTGAAGCATTAAATGCCATGTGTAATATATCaactgttaaaataataacaagaactcaagatgatgatgttgctCGTTGTTATACTATGAATTATAATGGACACATACAAAAAGGTGAAATGTGTTGTCGTACTATTGGAACAACTGTACAAATtcatacattatttaaaaatataccagTTAGAcgacaaattattaaaaataaaaaaaaatcaactcaagatttaaaattaattgaaaatttattaaaagattttGCAATTTGTCATGCACAATTAAGAAtaacatataaaattgataattcaattgtttttaataaaacaccttgtcaaaaaattcaagattgtttgataaatatttatggtaaaaatatgatttcaaattatgaatttattgatcatAAAGAACAACATACTGAACattatgatattaaattaattattccaaaaaataattttcatgatattttaccattttgtcaaattaattatcaacatgTGTTTGTTAACAATAGACCagttacatttaaaaaatatgaacag TTGATTGTTCGTATATTAACACAACATTttcatgatgataaattacaaGGTAGAAAAAagccagttttttttttactaattactGTTGATCCATCTGATGTTGATGTAAATTTGGAGCCAAATAAAACAGCAGTGTTATTAAAGGATAATGATAGAATActtgaaaaagttgaaaaattattattggattattatcaagttaatttatcacaagattcacaagaaataataaaagatgttGATGTATCATCAACACCAGcttatcttaatttttcaagtactgAAGTTGAAGAAAATACTGAGCCAGTTGCTAAAAAAGCtaagcttgaaaaaaaaaatagtatcagTAAATCAATGTCATCaaaaagcaataataataaagaaaatcaaTGCAATAATGCCATTAGTCCAACGCCAATCAccaatgatgttgatgatgatgatgataataatgtttgtcttgttgaaaaaatacaacaacaaaatcaacataatgatgatgaagaagaagaaagatTTAGTCAATTACCCAAGGTTGACATTGGTGCTGATTTTACAActcaagaaattaaaaaagttttaagtaCAAAATATccagatgataataatcagTTAAAAGAGTCAAATGTCATTAGtacaccaaaaaaaatagacaaattaAGCTgtcaaaatgatgaaaattcaattattaattttgatgaagaTTTTTCAGCtcaagaaattaatgaaattcttcaacaaaaaaatccaCTTGATAAATCAACTGATAAAAGCTTGAAAGCTTCAATGGAACATCTTAATTCttcatttgaagaaataagcatggaaaattttgataataataggGATAAATTTGATGGAATAAGTGAAGTACAATGGAGCAGGGGTCAACATCCAAAACATGCTAcaatg atTCCAGTTAGTGTAAAAGTTTGTGGACcaaatgataatttagaaaatgatgatgatgaagatgatgcttcaggtgaaaaaaataataaagatgatgaaatgaaaggtgaaaaaaatacagcaaCAAATGTAAAAACACCACAGACATATGCTGCAGCAAATAGCCGaggatttatattattttcaaaaaaatatagaccacaagttattaaaatgaatCCTGGTATAAATCTTGTTGAGGTTGCTAgaaaaataacatcaaaatgGAAAGAAATGACATCAGAAGAACGTGAAAATTTTCGTGAACTtgctatgaaaaataaatcaatgaatgaatcacaatatttatcatcaccattatcaacaacagcattttctaaaaatccaaaaatttcaaataaaaagctggcgagtaataaaaaacacatgttaaatttaattacaaatatgAAGAATCAAAATCAATCATCAAGcgatgaaaataaaactcGTTTAACaagaaatattgttaattggcaaattaatttaacaactgtAGCaactaaattaaatgaaaatagtaaaattaatgataaaaaaagaggAGCTGTTGTTGGATCACTTGGTAATGACATTTGGATTGTCAAAACAAATTCACAAATTTGGACATTAAATGCATTTGAGTTGTTTGATTGTAtcaatattaatgatgatactgaaacaacaaacaaaaag gaGGATCctgattttattgaattttgtttaaacaGATGTCTTcaagaaaaagattttttaaattgcatgAAACCAATATATGATATATctcatgaattttaa
- the LOC122860674 gene encoding muskelin-like, which translates to MRKLHNMASFDNMSDDNNCNNNNNNNNCKILRYRIYKCSSYSPTYVPENILVDKPLDQSSRWSSENDNHPQYIVLKLDQASIVKSITFGKFEKTHVCNMKKFKIYGAIEYDKWTELLNAGLKNDTVPETFELKHTIGCDNVYYPIRYVKIMPLESWGPSFNYSIWFVCLNGIDDKSYIDYNINRVNQYLNNEIIRLCMKHFRRLKQTDIVDSLVKNTSSSSSSSTLSFEDKHLSLLYDILVNNGDYKQAEIFITNSINNGLLDEYISNQPYKAIWNKINCDEPKPGKRGGHQMVLDSNNEILYLFGGWDGRQDLADLWSYDIKLNKWTLICNNTELVGGPNARSCHKMAFDQDRKQLFTIGKYLDTQYRNVDNLKCDFYVYDIEKNQWTLISNDTYSVGGPPLIFDHQMCIDHDKRMIYVFGGRILLSSLSTTTNTNTSSSPPPQSVNAAAAASCNVPSPSSSSSTTSSTTTTTEPLFSGLYSYHIPTSTWKLLASDTTNTNSSSNINCSLRARVGHSMLFNQIDRKLYISPGQRCKEYLNDYFTYNVDTNDIQRIYLADFSINNSNNNNNNNNNSLNKNERFSKDEFNKNISPGAGFTQRATIDPVLGEIYVLSGPGKDKDKRDENVQNSFWVYNIKNSNWTCIYRNENTGEKYWSKMQDIEPCPRFAHQLVYDKYKKIHYLFGGNPGRSSLPKLRLDDFWTLKLCRPTHDELLKNFKWIIRKYKFKEIAINGNSIEALEYLQNDVYEIIDHNDPIQTKEFQLLTSVLFKSSSSNSRTSTDDAAADVDVDQVHNKRVQLYDKISEFFPESMTQPRANLTDLLL; encoded by the exons ATGCGTAAATTGCATAATATGGCGTCTTTTGATAATATgtctgatgataataattgcaataataataacaataataataattgtaaaatattgagATATAGAATATACAAATGTTCAAGTTATTCACCAACTTATGTACCAGa aaatattttggTTGATAAACCATTGGATCAATCATCACGTTGGTCATCAGAAAATGATAATCATCCACAG taTATTGTATTGAAACTTGATCAAGCATCAATCGTTAAATCAATAACATTTGgcaaatttgaaaaaacacaTGTatgtaatatgaaaaaatttaaaatatatggagCAATAGAATATGACAAATGGACAGAATTATTAAATGCtggattaaaaaatgatacagTACCAGAAACATTTGAATTAAAACATACAATTGGCTGTGATAATGTATATTATCCAATTCGCTATGTTAAGATAATGCCACTTGAGTCATGGGGTCcaagttttaattattcaatatggtttgtttgtttaaatggaattgatgataaatcatatattgattataatattaatagagtcaatcaatatttaaataatgagatAATAAGACTTTGTATGAAACATTTTCGTCGATTAAAACAAACTGATATTGTTGATTCACTTGtaaaaaatacatcatcatcatcatcatcatcaacattgtCATTTGAAGATAAacatttatctttattatatgatatatTAGTTAATAATGGTGATTATAAACAagctgaaatatttataacaaattcaataaataatggtTTATTAGACGAGTATATTAGTAATCAACCATACAAAGCAATatggaataaaattaattgtgatGAACCAAAACCAGGTAAACGTGGTGGTCATCAAATGGTATTAGattcaaataatgaaatattatatttatttggtgGATGGGATGGTCGTCAAGATTTAGCTGATTTATGGTcatatgatattaaattaaataaatggacattaatatgtaataatactGAACTTGTTGGTGGACCAAATGCAAGAAGTTGTCATAAAATGGCATTTGATCAAGAtagaaaacaattatttacaattggtAAATATCTTGATACACAATATCgtaatgttgataatttaaaatgtgatttttatgtttatgatattgaaaaaaatcaatggacattaatatcaaatgataCATATTCTGTTGGTGGTCCACCATTGATATTTGATCATCAAATGTGTATTGATCATGATAAAAGAATGATTTATGTATTTGGTGGTAGAATTTTACTCTCATCATTATCTACAActacaaatacaaatacatcatcatcaccaccaccacaaaGTGTtaatgctgctgctgctgcttcTTGTAATGttccatcaccatcatcatcatcatcaacaacatcatcaacaacaacaacaacagaacCACTTTTTTCTGGTTTATATTCATATCATATACCAACAAGTACCTGGAAATTATTAGCATCAGatacaacaaatacaaattcatcatcaaatattaattgttcatTACGTGCACGTGTTGGACATTCAAtgttatttaatcaaattgatagaaaattatatatatcacCTGGTCAAAGATgcaaagaatatttaaatgattattttacatataatgtTGATACAAATGACATACAACGTATTTATCTTgctgatttttcaataaataatagtaataataataataataataataataatagtttaaataaaaatgaaagattTAGTAaagatgaatttaataaaaatattagtcCAGGTGCTGGTTTTACACAAAGAGCAACAATTGATCCAGTACTTGGtgaaatatatgtattatctGGTCCTGGTAAAGATAAAGATAAACGTGATGAAAATGTACAAAATTCATTTTgggtatataatattaaaaatagtaattggACTTGTATTTATCGTAATGAAAATACTGGTGAAAAATATTGGAGTAAAATGCAAGATATTGAACCATGTCCAAGATTTGCACATCAATTagtatatgataaatataaaaaaattcattatttatttggtgGTAATCCTGGACGTTCATCATTACCAAAATTACGTTTAGATGATTTTTGGACATTAAAATTATGTCGTCCAACTCATGATgagttgttaaaaaatttcaaatggatcattagaaaatataaatttaaagaaattgcTATTAATGGTAATAGTATTGaagcacttgaatatttacaaaatgatgtttatgaaattattgatcACAATGATCCAATACAAACAAAAGAATTTCAACTTTTAACAtctgtattatttaaatcatcatcaagtaaTTCTCGTACATCAACTGATGATGCTGCtgctgatgttgatgttgatcaAGTACACAATAAAAGGGTTCAactttatgataaaatatcagaattttttcCAGAGTCCATGACCCAGCCTCGAGCTAATCTGACTGACCTTTTACTGtga